From Neofelis nebulosa isolate mNeoNeb1 chromosome X, mNeoNeb1.pri, whole genome shotgun sequence:
CTCCTGTGTTCGTGgattttaagaattaatattgttaaaatgtccacccAAAGTGGTCtccagattcaatgcaatccctatcaaaattccaatagcgtgctttatagaaatagaaaaaccagtcccaaaatttcatatgaaaacacACAAgagaccatgaatagccaaagcataagcaagaagaacaaagctgaaggcattacactccttgatttcaaaatatattagaaagctacagtaatcaaatagtatggtactggcataaaacagacacacagaccaatgacACAGAATAACAAGATCAGAAATACATCCACACATCTAGAGTCAAGTGACCTTGGCCAAGAGTGCCCAGagtacacaatggggaaaggatagcgTCTTCAGTAAAtgattgggaaaactggatatactCATGCAGAATACTGAAATTGGACCTCTGTCTCCCACAACACACAAACatcaactccaaatggattaaagacctaaatggaagaccTGAGACTGTAAAACTACAGGGGAAAAAACCAGACATTGGTCTCAGATTTTTTGGccaggacaccaaaagcacagacagCAAAAGCAACAGTAGACCAGGGGGATTGCATCAAACTGAAGAGtgtctgtacagcaaaggaaacaatcaacagcgTGACAAGGCAGcgtactgaatgggagaaaatatttgccaatcataTCTGATgagggttaatgtccaaaatatatagggAACTTGACCAACCCAATAGCAAAAAATACAtaacctgaattttaaaaaatgggctaaggaccggaacagacatttctccaaagacatacaaacgGCCAACAgctatatgaaaaggtgctcagcatcactcatcagcagggaaatgtaaatcaaaactgcGGTGAGCCATCACCTCACGCCTGCGAGGATGGCTGTTaccaaaaagatgaaataacAAGGGCTGGCAAGGGAGTGAAGAAAAGGGTATCCTTGTACATtgtcggtgggaatgtaaattggtacaaccatcACGGAAGACAGCAGgaagctttttcaaaaaaattaaaaacaggactcccggggcacctgggtgtctcagttggttaagggtccgactttggctcaggtcatgatctcgcggtgagtgagttcgagccccgcgtcaggctctctgctgtcagctcacagcctgctttggatcctctgtcctcctctctctctctctgcctctctttctctctctctctctccctccctccctcaaaaataaatacacatctttAAAACATAGAACTCCCATATGATCCAGCGATCCCACTTCTGGttatgtatccaaaggaaaatgaaatcagtatctgaAAGAGCTATCTGCactccatgttcattgtagcattatatGCAAAAGTCACGATAAGGAAATGACCTAGTGTCaattaatggatggatggataaagcaaacgtgaaatatatataaaaatgggagatatatatgaaaatgtgatctatattaatatatcattatatattattaatatatcattatatattaataatatataatattgtatattgtTCATTAGCATATACTCCCTTGTAATATTACTCCATTAGCATTACTCCATtgtaatattactcagcttttaagaagaaggaaataattgctatttgtgacaatatCGATGAACCTGGAGGCCATTGTTCTAAGTGtagtaagtcagacagaaaaggaTGCATGATCTCAATTACATATGGAATCTAgaaaagtcaaattcataaaagccAAGTgggatggtggttgccaggggctgaggtgtGCGGGAAATGGGTATAAAGGTTCAGTTACCTGGGCTGAATAAGTCCTGGAGATCTAatacacagcatggtgactatagttgactATACTCtactatatacttaaaatttgctaagagggttgACCTCATGTgttctcactacacacacacacacacacacacagtggtaaCTATGGGAGGTAacagatatgttaattagctcaACTGCCATAGTCATTTCACAATACGTATCGAAACATCATATTATATACCTTAAAGGCATGCGATTTTTATTTGTCAAGTACagttcaataaagctggaaaaaacaaattttgtaaaaAGACACTACCCTCTGTCTCATTGACGCTGCAACCTTTTATTGATTTGTCTCTGGGAAAACGTAAAGAAGTGGAGGATGATAAGTGCATTGTGAAAATCGTTTACGTATCCCATTCACCACGGCATGAAAATCCAAAGATCAGCTAAGAAAAATCTTCACAAAAATGTTCAAGACCTTCATGGAGACAACTATAAAATGTTCCTGACAGATTCAGAATGCTGGAAATCTGTTAACTGTCCTTAAGTTTTTTACAGATTTATTATCGCCTTACCTGTATGTGCCAAGACAACAAACCTGGGGGGTTGTGTTCCACTCTTGGTTCAAAGCGGTCGGGCTTAAGTCCATGGAAGGCGAAGGCCAACTCAGTGCTGGAAGTCAAGGTAGTTACCCTGAGGGAGAACCCAGAACTCCCACCACAGAAAAGATAGGTCCCCACACCCATCCTACCCCAGCTGTTAGCCATGAGAGACCCTGGCACATGATGACCAGATGTGGCAGAGCCTGATTTCTACTAGAGAAGGGGTACATTTTCAGGGACGTAAGGGCTTTGATCTGAGGGGGCAGGACTCAGGCTAGCAGAGGGAGGAATCCCAGGCCCTGCCAGGTATTAAGGTGAGGGCCCTTATGGAGAACTGAATTAGCCACCCACCCCAAACAGAGGGGCCCCACAGGCATGCACACCTGCTTTCAGCCCCGGGGAGGCCCCAGGAACAATTATCACTTACCACTCACATTGTCTGCATTTGTGCGGTGGGCATCTCAGGGGGCCTTATAAAGGCAGGGGGTAGAGGCCCtatcaggaagaaatataaatactTGTGGAGTATCCCACAATATATAGGGAGCCGCAAGCCTGCCCTTACTGTCAGCTCGGACAGACCCCACTCGGGCCCGTCATGCCAAGACCAAGCCTGCCTCCTCTTTTGGTGAGATCAAGGCCTTGACCTGAGGGATGAGGCCTCAGTTCAACAGGGAGCGGGAGACTCGGCCAGTGCAATAAGTCAAGGTAAGGGTCAGGGGTTTTCCCATTCCAAGTAGATCGGGACCCGCCCGGAGTATCAACTCTAGGAAACACCAGGCTGAGGACAGGGATGTGTTGCGTCCTGCCTTTCGGAATCTGAGGGAAGCGAGGTTCCCTCTGAGCGGGCTGGACTCCCGTCAGAAGAGGGAGTTCAAGGTAAAGAACCAGGAGGAGGAGCCAGGGGTCCTCTCCCCAGACACGAACGGCCCTGAgttcttccctgcccccacaatCGTCCCTGGAAGGCCCCAGGCAGAGTTCCCGGAAGTGACGTACCTGACTTCCGCCTTAGGGCGGTCCGGGGGGGCCGCGAGGCTGTCTTTATCACTTGGGGCGTGGATTCAGGTCGCCAGAGGGAGGAGTCCCGGGCGTGGGCTCAGCTCTGGCACCGGAGGGACGGGGCCGGCTCCAGCACCCGTCAGGTGAGGACTCAGAGGGAGGGCTGGCCGGTAGCTTTCGCCGCGGAGCGGGTGCCCCaacgcccctcccccgccccctgtgGTCTGCCCGGAAGGACCCCCGCGGGGTCCCGGATGTGGTTGATCCCAACGTCCATCTTGGGAGCCCGAGGGCCTCGCTTTCTCCGACGGGAAGCGGGCCCGGTTGGTCGGAGGGACGTGCCgccggctggggggggggggcaggttaaGGTGAGGACCCAGAATGAGGGCTGAGGGGGAGCTCttgctctccacccccacctcgcTCGTCGTCTGCCTTACAGGCCCCGCGCAGGGTCCCAGACGGGCCGAATCCGGGCTTCCATTTTGAGagcctgaggggaaaaaaggctttTGTCTGAGGGGCGTGAGCTCAAGTCCTCAGAGGGAGGAGGCCCGGGCTCTGCCAGGCCTCAAGGTGAAGACCCTTATGGAGGGGCCGAGGGGACCTCTTTCCGGATAAGGGGGGGGGGCACGCAGATACCCTTCCTGGTCGTCGGCCTTGGGTGGCCCGGAGCAGGGCGCTTGAGCCGAGGCGCCTCCCCCAACCCTCTGTACTTCCTGGTGGGTGGTTTCTGGGAGATGGGTTTCTCGGCCTGCGGGCCTCGTTCTCGGGTTCGCCAAAGGGAGAGGGCGCAGGCCCCGTCGAGAGTCGGTGGGGAGTCCTCGGGAAGGACTGTggctctgccccgcccccccccccccaaaccctaAGGAACCTCTCCAGAAGTTTCTCATGACCCCTTCTGTCAGCCCCCGGGGACCCCGGAAGATAGCGTCAGGCGGAACCTCCTTCTGTTTCCGAACCGGGGGTCTCAGGGAGGTGAGAGCCTTGGTCAGAAGGACCCAATATCTGGTGATCGAAGAGAGGAGTTTCAGACCCTGCCAGGTACAAGGGTGAGGATCTTTAGGGCCGAGAGGATAGGGCGGGCCCCACGGAAACCTGTCTTGTCTTTCAGCCGTGAGGGGCCCCAGCTAGGGCTGTCAGATACAGATGCCCCGTCCGCCCTGCTCACCTCCTTGCCTAGTGTCTTTGGAAGATGGGGGCGTTTCCCTGAGGGCAACATTCTTAGGTCAACAAAAAGTGGCTTCAGGCCCTCCCAGGAATAAATAGGGATACCCTGAGGAGAGCTGGGGGTCACCCTCAAGCCAGAACACGGAGGGAATTGCACGGAGACCCACACAACCCCAGGCCATCAACCCTAGTATACACCAGGCAGGCCTGGGAGGCCGAAGCCCAGCTTCAGTCCCTTCTCGGTGGCATTAGGGAGGGGACAGCCTTGGTCTGAGAGGTGTAACCTCAAGTACAGGGGAAGGagccccagccctgcaggagTCAAGGTGAGGACTCTGATGTGGGACAGGAGGACCTTCAGCCGTGGATAGAGGGGTCTCCAGCCCTGTCCTGCTCCTGCCGTCAGCCCTGCGAGGCTCCAAGTAGAGCTGTAGGGCAGAAGCATCTTCCTGCAACCCCCTGTCACCCCCTCACTTATTTGGCCTCTCCAGGAGACAGAGCCTCGGGGTGAGGGATGCAGCCTCAGGTCTGCAGAAAGGAAGGAATGCAGGCCCAATACGAATTGCTAATGGAAGGCTAAGGGTAATTTCCACTCCCGACAAAGAGGTCCCCACAGAAACCTGCCCCGCCCCTGGTAGCCCACGAGCATGTCAGTCTACCTGAGTCCCCCCTCGTTTCCAGCTGGCATGGCGGGGGGTGGATCTCAGGGACGTAGGGATCTTTGTCTGGAAAGGCCACTCAGGTCACCAGGGGTAGGCATCTCAGCTCCTGCTGGCCACTGAGTTAAGTACCAGGAGGGATGATGAAATCGAGCCACCATCCCAGAACATCCTGGGTCTTAACCCCTGCTGTCAGCCCTGGAAGATCTTGGGCAGGGATGGGTGGATGTGACACCTCTTCACTTGTCTCATTGGTCTCAAGGAAGTGAAGGCCTTGGTCTGACAGGACAGCCTCACACCAGCAGAGGGAGTCATGTCAGGCCATCGAGAGAGGAACCCCAGCTCTCCAGGAGTTAAAATGAGGACCCTGGATAAGGATTGGGGGCTCTCCCCACCTCTGGCCCTTGGAGAGATAAGTCCCCTTCTCCCCCCTGCTTCTGCCTAGGGAAACCCTGGTACACAGTGTCCAGAGGTAATGCACCCTCACTGCTATTTGAAGTACCTGGTGGTCTCAGGGAGCTGGAGGCAGTTAACAGAGGCATGAGTCTAAGGTTCTGCCAGGAGTTAATGTGAGGACGGAGGATGCGGTGGACCCCTACTCAAGAACAGATGGGGCccggctgcccctgcccctgcccctgccgtCAGACAAGATAGGACCCAGGGCATGGCGTCTGAATGTGGCACCCCGTTCGCTTCCTCCTCTCTTGTCTCACGGCGGTGAGGCCTTGGGTTAAGGAAGGTGACCTCAGGTCAACAGAGGGAGGAGTCCCAGACCCTGGCAGGCATCAAGGTAAGGACAGATGACCCCCTGTTCCAGAAGAGAGATCCCCAGAGTCCGTCCAGCCCTTCTCCAATCAGGAAGACAGGAGATGCCTAGAGTACTAAGGAAGGGAAGACCTGCTATGATGGCCTTTGTCGGAGCTGACACACTTGAGTCCTTCACGctgttcctctctccctcagGCCAGTTGGTTGCCGTCACCCACCTGCTGCCCATACCTCTGCCTGCTGCCCCCGACACCGGTCATCATGTCTCACAGTGAGAGTCAGAGCCACGAGCTTGAAGTAGGCCTTAAGGCCCAAAGAGAGGCTCAGGGCCTGGTAGCTGCACAGGTTCCTGCAACTGAGGAGAAGGAAActgcctcttctcctctctctcctttgatcCAGGGCGCCCCAGAGGCGGTGCCTGCTGCTGGAAACCCAGGTGTTCTCCAGCAGTCTGGGGAAGCCATTCTATTGAGCAAATCAAATGAGGGCTCCGGCCGCCCAAGACGGGATGCAGGTGCCTCCCAGGCTCCACCAGACCCGGCCATCTTGCCTGGCGATGTCCTAGACAAGATGGTAGGTAAATTGCTACAGTTTCTGAGTGGCAAGTATGTAGCAAAGAAGCCCATCACAAAGGCGGAAATGCTGAAGAGTATCAAAGAGCACAAGAACCACTTCCCCGTGATCTTCAAGAAAGCCTGTGAGTGCATGGAGGTTGTCTTTGGCCTCGAAGTGAAGGAAGTGGACCCCATCAACCACTCCTACGTGCTTATCAAAACCCTAGACCTCACCTACGATGGGATGCTGAGTGACGACCAGGGCATGCCCAAGACCGGCCTCCTGATCCTTATCCTGGGTGTGATCTTTATGGAGGGCGACCATGCCCCTGAGGATAGGATCTGGAGGGTGCTGAGCGAGATCGGAGTGTATGCTGGGAGGAAGGATTTCATCTATGGGGAACCCAGGAAGCTCATCACCGAAGATTTAGTGCAGGAGAAGTACCTGGTATACCAGCAGGTGCCCCACAGCGATCCTCCACGATACGAACTCCTGTGGGGCCCCAGGGCCCACGCTGAAACCAGCAAGATGAAAGTCCTGAAGTTTTTTTCCAAGGTCACTGGCACTGACCCCACTTCCTTCCCGTACTGGTATGGAGAAGCTTTGCGAGacgagagagagcgagcccgGGCCACAGTGGCCACCACCGATGGTACTACTGTCACAGCCAGTGAAAGTTCCAGTGTCCCATCCAGCAGCTTCTCTCGCCCTGAGTGAAGCCTGAGGAAGATCCTCCACTCTGTGTTTGAAGAGGGCAGTCGAAGTTCTAAACAGTGGAGGACTGAATTgcagattttatcttttttttttttttgtttgttttggtatttttcaAATGCTCTTGCTTCTGAAAGGTTAGCTTCATGGTCTAGGTTCATGGATGACCCTGGTCACATCTTTACTGCTGTTCATTAGGCTTAAGAATAAGAATTTTGCTCTTCTGGAAAACATATTGGGAAACTTTCGATCTTATTTTCTGATCTGGAAGAAGATAGCATGGCACAGGTAGTGGAATTTCCTTAGAAATACGCAAGAGTCCGGCAATAAAATCGATGGGATGGAGAAATAGAGGGGGAAA
This genomic window contains:
- the LOC131502743 gene encoding putative MAGE domain-containing protein MAGEA13P, coding for MSHSESQSHELEVGLKAQREAQGLVAAQVPATEEKETASSPLSPLIQGAPEAVPAAGNPGVLQQSGEAILLSKSNEGSGRPRRDAGASQAPPDPAILPGDVLDKMVGKLLQFLSGKYVAKKPITKAEMLKSIKEHKNHFPVIFKKACECMEVVFGLEVKEVDPINHSYVLIKTLDLTYDGMLSDDQGMPKTGLLILILGVIFMEGDHAPEDRIWRVLSEIGVYAGRKDFIYGEPRKLITEDLVQEKYLVYQQVPHSDPPRYELLWGPRAHAETSKMKVLKFFSKVTGTDPTSFPYWYGEALRDERERARATVATTDGTTVTASESSSVPSSSFSRPE